The following are encoded in a window of Amphibacillus xylanus NBRC 15112 genomic DNA:
- a CDS encoding acetate uptake transporter: protein MEKKVTSIKEITANPAPLGLMGFGMTTVLLNIHNAGFFELDAMILAMGIFYGGLAQVIAGIIEFKKDNTFGATAFTSYGFFWLALVGLNVLPLMGYGEAAGSLSMASFLFMWGIFTLYMFIGTLRISKALQVVFGTLTILFFLLAIGNFTGSSLVLTIAGYEGIICGFTAIYAAMAQVLNELYGKEILPIGTYQA, encoded by the coding sequence TTGGAAAAGAAAGTGACAAGCATCAAGGAAATTACAGCAAATCCAGCTCCACTAGGTCTAATGGGCTTTGGGATGACAACAGTTCTGCTAAATATTCATAATGCAGGATTTTTTGAGTTAGATGCAATGATTTTAGCGATGGGTATATTCTATGGTGGTCTAGCACAAGTAATTGCGGGCATCATCGAATTTAAGAAAGATAATACATTCGGCGCAACAGCATTTACATCCTATGGATTTTTCTGGTTAGCATTAGTAGGGTTAAACGTACTACCTTTAATGGGATACGGTGAAGCGGCTGGTTCATTATCAATGGCTTCATTCCTATTTATGTGGGGAATTTTTACGCTATACATGTTTATAGGAACATTAAGAATTAGTAAAGCTCTTCAAGTTGTTTTTGGAACTTTAACGATTCTATTCTTCTTATTAGCGATTGGCAATTTTACAGGTTCTAGCCTGGTGTTAACGATTGCTGGTTATGAAGGTATTATTTGTGGATTTACTGCGATTTATGCGGCAATGGCACAAGTGTTAAACGAATTATATGGTAAAGAAATTTTACCAATTGGTACTTACCAAGCATAA
- a CDS encoding NADH-dependent flavin oxidoreductase, with protein sequence MNEKYKSLFEPFTFKSGVTIDNRIVMAPMTTNSSFENGMVTTDECMYYNRRAKGLGAVITACAQVREDGKFAGSLSAASDMHIKSLAKLAKSIKSTGTKAILQIFHVGRNGSVSTLRGLQPVSASAVASEREGAETPRALADDEVRDIITAFGEATRRAIEAGFDGVEIHGANTYLIQQFFSPHSNRRDDHWGGTLEKRMNFPLAVIDSVKSAIAKHTDKPFILGYRISPEEIEEPGITLDDTLALLSKLKDQGLDYIHISTGHYMQSSIRDQDNKTPVLKTIVEAIGAEIPIIGVGQIITPDHAVEAMEKLNLPLIAIGRQLIAEPDWIEKVKAGKEDSIRTEIRPEDQEELALPDAMWEYVNASPGWLPIVE encoded by the coding sequence ATGAACGAAAAGTACAAATCCTTATTCGAACCTTTTACATTTAAATCAGGTGTCACAATTGATAATCGAATTGTGATGGCACCGATGACCACTAACTCATCATTTGAAAATGGTATGGTGACGACAGATGAATGCATGTATTACAACCGTCGTGCAAAGGGTCTTGGTGCAGTAATTACGGCATGTGCACAAGTCCGTGAAGATGGGAAATTCGCAGGATCATTAAGTGCGGCATCTGATATGCACATTAAAAGCTTGGCAAAGCTAGCAAAATCTATTAAAAGCACAGGTACAAAAGCGATATTACAAATTTTCCATGTTGGACGAAACGGATCAGTAAGTACATTAAGGGGACTTCAACCAGTAAGTGCAAGTGCAGTAGCTTCAGAGCGTGAAGGTGCTGAAACTCCGAGAGCATTGGCAGACGATGAAGTACGTGACATTATTACAGCCTTTGGTGAAGCTACGAGAAGAGCTATTGAAGCGGGTTTTGATGGAGTTGAGATTCATGGCGCGAACACATACTTAATCCAACAATTTTTCTCACCACATTCAAACAGAAGAGACGATCACTGGGGTGGAACATTAGAAAAACGAATGAACTTCCCACTTGCGGTTATTGATTCTGTAAAATCAGCTATTGCAAAACATACAGACAAACCATTTATTTTAGGCTACCGGATTTCACCTGAAGAAATTGAAGAGCCAGGAATTACATTAGATGATACATTAGCTTTACTATCAAAACTTAAAGATCAAGGACTTGATTATATCCATATTTCAACAGGTCACTATATGCAAAGCTCAATACGTGATCAAGACAACAAGACACCTGTCCTGAAAACAATTGTTGAAGCAATCGGTGCAGAGATTCCGATTATTGGCGTTGGTCAAATTATTACACCAGATCACGCAGTTGAAGCTATGGAAAAATTAAACCTACCACTGATAGCTATAGGAAGACAGTTAATTGCAGAACCGGACTGGATTGAAAAAGTGAAAGCTGGAAAAGAAGACAGTATTCGAACAGAGATTAGACCAGAAGATCAAGAAGAATTAGCCCTCCCAGATGCGATGTGGGAATACGTTAATGCAAGCCCAGGATGGTTGCCAATAGTTGAATAA
- a CDS encoding FadR/GntR family transcriptional regulator translates to MQKRLSDQIADDIMTLIAIEKRFGPGDKLPNENELSEKLNISRTTLREAIRILVTNGVLEIKRGRGTFVREDFDVSKTLQSLNQISEARIGARDLYEMRLIFEPEAAYYATIRATDTELERILDFGKQIEEKIIRGEDRTEVEQKFHKSISKATHNAFIDKLMPVIYQAIDAGVVLSQANDRASQDTINDHRMIMEFMKARNPEGARSAMKIHILRAINDLEIN, encoded by the coding sequence ATGCAAAAGAGACTATCTGACCAAATCGCAGATGATATTATGACGTTGATCGCCATTGAAAAAAGGTTTGGTCCAGGTGATAAACTACCAAACGAAAATGAATTATCAGAAAAGTTAAACATTAGTCGAACGACACTAAGAGAAGCGATTAGAATCTTAGTTACAAACGGTGTCTTAGAAATTAAGCGTGGTCGAGGAACTTTTGTTAGAGAAGATTTTGATGTTAGTAAGACGTTACAATCATTAAATCAAATTTCAGAAGCGCGAATTGGGGCAAGAGATTTATATGAAATGCGATTAATTTTCGAACCAGAAGCTGCTTATTATGCGACGATCAGAGCAACAGATACTGAGTTAGAGCGAATTTTAGATTTTGGTAAGCAAATTGAAGAAAAAATTATTCGTGGTGAAGATCGAACTGAGGTTGAACAAAAGTTTCATAAGTCAATTTCAAAAGCTACACACAATGCATTTATCGACAAGCTAATGCCTGTCATTTATCAAGCGATTGATGCTGGTGTTGTTTTGTCACAGGCAAATGATCGGGCATCTCAAGATACGATTAATGACCACAGAATGATTATGGAATTCATGAAAGCAAGAAACCCCGAAGGTGCCCGTAGTGCAATGAAAATTCATATTTTACGTGCAATTAATGATTTGGAAATTAATTAA
- the ilvD gene encoding dihydroxy-acid dehydratase, with the protein MRSDMIKVGVDRAPHRSLLYATGKVKTKDLDKPFIGVCNSYIDIIPGHVHLREFADVVKEAIIEAGGIPFEFNTIGVDDGIAMGHIGMRYSLPSRELIADSAETVINAHWFDGVFYIPNCDKITPGMLMAAARTNVPSVFVSGGPMEAGVSSTGQQLSLTSVFEGVGAHKSGQMSAEELLDIEMNACPTCGSCSGMFTANSMNCLMEMLGMALPGNGTIVATSDKRKELVREAAKHLIRMIKEDVKPRDIITKEAIDDAFALDMAMGGSTNTVLHTLAIAHEAGIKYEMADINKVAERVPYLAKIMPASDISMDDINKAGGVEAIINELTKIPGAIHPDRITITGKTMGELVKGHEITNPEVIRTKDNPYSPVGGLSVLYGNIAPDGSVIKVGAVDPSIKKFVGEAIVFDSQNEAQEAIDNGTVKAGHVVVIRYEGPKGGPGMPEMLAPTSAIMGRGLGTEVALITDGRFSGASRGISIGHISPEAAEGGPIALVENGDVIEIDLPSRTINLNVSDEELAERAKNLKPFEPKIKTGWLARYSKLVTNASRGGIMEI; encoded by the coding sequence ATGAGGAGCGATATGATTAAAGTTGGGGTTGACCGTGCACCCCACCGTAGTCTGTTGTATGCAACTGGGAAAGTAAAAACGAAAGATTTGGATAAACCTTTTATCGGCGTTTGTAACTCTTATATCGATATAATTCCTGGGCATGTTCATTTGCGTGAGTTTGCTGATGTTGTTAAGGAAGCGATTATTGAAGCTGGTGGAATTCCATTTGAATTTAACACGATTGGTGTTGATGATGGAATTGCAATGGGACATATCGGTATGCGTTATTCATTACCAAGTCGTGAGCTCATTGCTGACTCTGCTGAAACTGTTATTAATGCACACTGGTTTGATGGTGTATTTTATATTCCAAACTGTGACAAAATTACCCCTGGTATGTTAATGGCGGCTGCTAGGACAAATGTGCCTTCTGTTTTTGTATCTGGTGGGCCAATGGAGGCTGGGGTCAGCTCGACTGGACAACAACTTTCCTTAACATCAGTATTCGAAGGTGTTGGTGCGCATAAATCCGGCCAAATGTCCGCTGAAGAATTACTTGATATTGAAATGAATGCTTGTCCAACGTGTGGATCCTGTTCAGGTATGTTTACAGCCAATTCAATGAACTGCTTAATGGAAATGCTCGGTATGGCGCTACCAGGTAACGGAACAATAGTGGCAACAAGCGATAAGCGTAAAGAATTAGTTCGTGAAGCAGCGAAGCATTTAATCCGCATGATTAAAGAAGATGTAAAACCACGTGATATTATCACAAAAGAAGCAATCGATGATGCATTTGCGCTTGATATGGCGATGGGCGGATCGACAAATACAGTGCTTCATACATTAGCAATTGCACATGAAGCTGGGATTAAATATGAAATGGCTGATATTAATAAAGTCGCTGAAAGAGTACCATATTTAGCAAAAATCATGCCCGCATCTGATATCTCAATGGATGATATCAATAAGGCTGGTGGCGTTGAAGCGATCATTAATGAGTTAACAAAAATTCCTGGAGCCATTCATCCAGATCGGATTACGATTACAGGTAAAACAATGGGCGAACTTGTTAAGGGGCATGAGATTACAAATCCTGAAGTAATTCGAACAAAAGATAATCCATATAGTCCTGTTGGTGGTCTATCTGTGCTGTATGGTAACATTGCGCCAGATGGTTCTGTTATTAAAGTTGGTGCTGTTGATCCTTCGATTAAGAAATTCGTTGGTGAAGCAATTGTGTTTGATTCGCAAAATGAAGCTCAAGAAGCAATTGATAATGGCACGGTTAAAGCAGGTCACGTTGTCGTGATTCGTTATGAAGGGCCTAAAGGTGGACCTGGAATGCCAGAGATGCTTGCACCAACCTCTGCAATTATGGGTCGCGGACTAGGAACTGAAGTTGCACTGATAACTGACGGTCGCTTTAGCGGTGCTTCACGTGGTATTTCAATTGGACATATTTCACCAGAAGCGGCAGAAGGCGGACCGATTGCTTTAGTTGAAAATGGTGATGTGATTGAAATTGATTTACCAAGCCGAACAATTAATCTTAACGTATCAGACGAGGAGTTAGCTGAGCGTGCAAAAAATCTTAAACCATTTGAACCGAAGATTAAAACTGGTTGGTTAGCGAGATACTCGAAGCTTGTTACGAATGCTTCACGAGGCGGAATTATGGAAATTTAA
- the nrdG gene encoding anaerobic ribonucleoside-triphosphate reductase activating protein, whose translation MIVIKSIPITWTAERFSLGHIADYKPYNFVDGEGVRCSLYVSGCPFACRGCYNKAAQDFSYGYPYTKELEDQIIEDLNAEYCQGLSLLGGEPFLNTQVTLSLCKRVRAEFGDTKDIWAWSGYTYQELFKSSPDKIELLKLIDVLVDGRFIEAKKDLNLAFRGSSNQKIIDVKKSIQADQLMLWNNGNYI comes from the coding sequence TTGATTGTAATTAAGTCAATTCCGATTACATGGACAGCAGAACGCTTTAGCCTCGGTCATATTGCGGACTATAAACCTTACAACTTTGTTGATGGTGAAGGGGTAAGATGTAGTCTCTATGTTAGTGGATGTCCATTTGCTTGTCGAGGTTGCTACAACAAAGCGGCTCAAGATTTTTCATATGGATACCCATATACAAAAGAATTAGAAGATCAAATCATTGAAGACTTGAACGCTGAATATTGCCAAGGACTTAGTCTATTAGGTGGCGAACCCTTCTTAAATACCCAAGTAACCTTATCATTGTGTAAAAGAGTGAGAGCTGAATTCGGTGATACAAAGGATATTTGGGCATGGAGTGGCTATACTTATCAGGAACTTTTCAAAAGCAGTCCAGATAAAATTGAGTTACTAAAGTTAATTGACGTATTAGTAGATGGTAGATTCATCGAAGCCAAAAAAGACTTAAACTTAGCATTTAGAGGTAGTTCAAATCAAAAAATTATCGATGTGAAAAAGTCAATCCAGGCTGATCAACTGATGCTCTGGAATAATGGGAACTATATTTAA
- the nrdD gene encoding anaerobic ribonucleoside-triphosphate reductase produces MMDTKMVKRPAIKLAIEKRDGRSQKYDPAKIKNALIQAVQNTNLSYSKQTIEEITYEVDENIQASAPAVITTSLIDDYVLKRLQSYGMLDLADSYVQRRKEKAEIRKNSRDINRKIDQLLEKDPTVVNENANKDSNVFNTQRDLTAGSVGKTIGLRMLPPHVANAHEKGEIHYHDLDYTPYAPMTNCCLIDFKTMFEQGFEIGNAEVESPRSIQTAAAQTAQIIANVASSQYGGCSFDRVDEVLAPYAQLNYEKNLKTAQDWIEGEERQKAFALEKTKKDIYDAMQSLEYEINTLYTSQGQTPFTTLGFGLGTSWIEREIQKSILQIRINGLGKEKRTAIFPKLVFTLKRGVNLEPQDPNYDIKQLALECSTKRMYPDVLSYDKIVELTGSFKVPMGCRSFLQSWKDKDGNEVTSGRMNLGVVTLNLPRIAIEAGGDFNKFYELLDERLAVMKDALVFKANRTMEAKPVNAPILYLHGAFGEKLKTTDPVSKLFLNKRATVSLGYIGLYEVAAAFYGKAWEDNPEAKDFTLDVIKRLKSKADEWGNETDIHFSVYSTPSESLTDRFCRLDFEKFGPIEEITDKGYYTNSFHYDVRKSPTPFEKLDFEMEYAPYTSGGFIHYCEYPKMQTNPKALEAVWDYAYDRVGYLGTNTPIDHCYECNYDGEFNPTERGFECPSCGNTDPETCDVVKRTCGYLGNPQKRPMVKGRHEEIASRKKHMKGFDCN; encoded by the coding sequence ATGATGGATACAAAAATGGTGAAGAGGCCAGCTATTAAACTAGCAATCGAAAAGAGGGATGGCCGATCACAAAAATACGATCCAGCAAAAATAAAGAACGCACTTATCCAAGCGGTTCAGAATACTAATTTATCTTATTCAAAACAAACAATTGAAGAGATTACATATGAAGTAGATGAAAATATTCAAGCAAGTGCACCCGCAGTAATCACAACATCTCTTATTGATGATTATGTTTTGAAGCGCTTACAAAGTTACGGTATGCTTGATTTAGCTGATAGCTATGTCCAACGACGTAAGGAAAAAGCAGAAATACGAAAAAATAGTCGCGATATTAACCGCAAAATTGATCAGCTATTAGAAAAGGATCCAACGGTGGTTAATGAGAACGCGAATAAAGATAGTAATGTTTTTAACACACAACGTGACTTAACCGCAGGAAGTGTTGGGAAAACGATCGGTTTAAGAATGCTTCCTCCACATGTAGCAAATGCGCATGAAAAAGGCGAAATTCATTATCACGACTTAGACTATACACCATATGCACCGATGACTAACTGCTGTTTAATCGATTTTAAAACAATGTTTGAACAAGGATTTGAGATTGGAAATGCAGAAGTTGAATCACCGAGATCGATTCAAACGGCCGCAGCACAAACAGCACAGATTATTGCCAATGTCGCATCAAGCCAGTACGGAGGATGTAGCTTTGACCGTGTAGATGAAGTTTTAGCACCGTATGCACAATTAAACTATGAGAAAAACCTCAAAACAGCTCAAGACTGGATTGAAGGAGAAGAGCGTCAAAAGGCATTTGCTTTAGAAAAAACTAAAAAAGATATTTATGATGCAATGCAAAGCTTAGAGTATGAAATTAATACACTCTATACATCACAAGGACAAACGCCATTTACAACTTTAGGTTTTGGTTTAGGGACAAGCTGGATTGAGCGTGAAATCCAAAAATCAATTTTACAAATTAGAATTAACGGTTTAGGTAAGGAAAAACGAACAGCTATATTTCCAAAGCTTGTTTTCACATTGAAACGGGGCGTAAACCTTGAACCGCAAGATCCAAACTATGATATCAAGCAATTAGCTCTTGAATGCTCAACTAAACGAATGTATCCTGACGTTTTAAGCTATGACAAAATTGTTGAATTAACAGGTAGTTTTAAAGTACCAATGGGCTGTCGCTCATTCTTACAATCTTGGAAAGATAAAGATGGCAATGAAGTAACATCAGGCCGAATGAATTTAGGTGTAGTGACGTTAAATTTACCACGGATTGCAATTGAAGCAGGTGGAGATTTTAATAAATTCTATGAATTACTAGACGAGCGTCTTGCTGTTATGAAAGATGCATTGGTCTTTAAAGCAAATCGAACAATGGAAGCAAAACCAGTTAATGCTCCCATCTTATATTTACATGGTGCATTTGGGGAAAAACTAAAAACAACTGACCCAGTGTCGAAATTGTTCTTGAACAAACGTGCAACTGTTTCATTAGGCTATATTGGTCTATATGAAGTAGCAGCTGCATTTTACGGAAAAGCATGGGAGGATAACCCAGAGGCAAAAGACTTCACATTGGATGTTATCAAACGATTAAAATCAAAAGCAGATGAGTGGGGTAATGAAACAGATATACACTTTAGTGTCTACTCAACGCCAAGTGAAAGTCTAACAGATCGTTTCTGTAGACTAGATTTTGAGAAATTTGGTCCGATCGAAGAGATTACTGATAAGGGCTATTATACTAATAGCTTCCACTATGATGTAAGGAAATCACCAACACCATTTGAAAAGCTAGACTTTGAGATGGAATATGCACCATATACAAGTGGTGGCTTTATTCACTACTGTGAATATCCTAAAATGCAAACAAATCCAAAGGCACTAGAAGCCGTATGGGATTATGCATATGATCGAGTCGGGTATTTAGGTACAAATACACCAATTGACCACTGCTATGAATGTAATTATGATGGTGAATTTAACCCGACTGAAAGAGGCTTTGAGTGTCCAAGCTGTGGCAACACTGATCCTGAAACATGTGATGTTGTAAAACGTACGTGTGGTTATCTTGGTAATCCGCAAAAACGTCCAATGGTTAAAGGCCGTCATGAAGAAATTGCCTCACGTAAAAAGCATATGAAAGGATTTGATTGTAATTAA
- a CDS encoding DUF3298 and DUF4163 domain-containing protein: MSFVFPVQIQTLNISDGPNKIVYYPQAVKMKDQALENLINQTIVSQTQELINLQVGNMPTTVVEMIGLYELKNNQRDVLSLSQSNYTYHYHAAHGMTFIKSLTFGLKEKQLCELKDLFKPGSDYVKVLSDLIKIQIEQRDIPILGEFKEIKPDQDFYIADKSLVIYFQLYEITPYVYGFPMFPISVYDLESIIDENGPLGRMLASQ; this comes from the coding sequence ATGTCTTTTGTATTTCCAGTTCAGATTCAAACGCTAAATATAAGTGATGGTCCGAATAAAATCGTTTATTATCCTCAGGCAGTAAAAATGAAGGATCAAGCATTAGAAAATTTAATCAATCAAACAATTGTTAGCCAAACTCAAGAGCTAATTAATCTTCAAGTTGGCAATATGCCGACAACAGTAGTGGAGATGATCGGGTTATATGAACTGAAAAATAATCAGCGTGATGTTTTAAGCTTGTCGCAATCAAATTACACATACCATTACCATGCAGCTCATGGCATGACGTTTATTAAATCCCTAACTTTTGGCCTAAAGGAAAAACAACTATGCGAGCTAAAAGATTTATTTAAACCAGGAAGTGATTATGTAAAAGTACTTTCGGACCTAATCAAGATACAAATTGAGCAACGGGATATTCCGATATTAGGGGAATTCAAAGAGATAAAACCTGACCAAGATTTTTATATTGCTGACAAATCACTAGTCATATATTTTCAACTTTATGAAATCACGCCATATGTTTATGGTTTTCCGATGTTTCCTATCTCAGTGTATGATCTTGAATCTATTATCGATGAAAATGGTCCACTCGGGCGTATGCTTGCTAGTCAATAA
- the gloB gene encoding hydroxyacylglutathione hydrolase codes for MNIHPINAFKDNYIWVVEQDSQVVVVDPGEAKGVLDYLYNEQKSLSAILLTHNHDDHTGGVEQILAEYPNTPVHGPAETQPLSQYVLKEGDSFKLFGRTVTVLDTPGHTEGHISYLIDEALFCGDSLFSAGTGRVFTGDYQAQFLSLQKFKQLDNIVRVYPAHEYTETNLRFAQSIEPANQHVLVALDEVRALRKTGKPTLPSTIGREKKINLLLQAETLEQFIKLRQARDDF; via the coding sequence GTGAACATTCATCCAATCAATGCATTCAAAGATAATTATATTTGGGTAGTCGAGCAAGATTCACAGGTTGTCGTCGTTGATCCTGGTGAGGCAAAGGGTGTTTTAGATTATCTATATAATGAACAGAAAAGCTTAAGCGCCATTTTGCTAACGCATAATCATGATGATCATACTGGCGGGGTCGAGCAAATTTTAGCTGAATATCCTAATACCCCAGTACATGGACCTGCGGAAACTCAACCTCTAAGTCAGTATGTATTAAAGGAAGGCGATTCGTTTAAATTATTTGGGCGAACAGTGACTGTATTGGACACACCAGGCCATACAGAAGGTCATATTAGTTACTTAATCGATGAAGCTCTATTTTGTGGTGATTCACTATTTTCAGCTGGAACTGGTCGTGTTTTTACCGGCGATTATCAAGCACAATTTTTGTCGCTGCAGAAATTCAAACAGCTTGATAACATTGTGCGTGTATACCCAGCTCATGAATATACAGAAACGAATCTACGCTTTGCTCAATCTATCGAACCAGCTAATCAGCACGTATTAGTCGCGTTAGATGAGGTGAGAGCGTTAAGAAAAACTGGTAAACCCACATTACCATCGACAATAGGAAGAGAAAAGAAAATAAATCTACTCCTCCAAGCAGAAACTCTTGAACAATTTATCAAATTACGCCAAGCACGTGATGATTTTTAA
- a CDS encoding staygreen family protein yields the protein MSTFNPEKLSVNFINETTLTQPVIPRRYTLTHSDVTGELFLDIGTNFAWEKINPTRDEVLGEWRLDEHCLWFFINIYIDQGEFPIDAARKRNEIFKRELPTALTAIRYGDRALFTAHPYLDHAPILIQFNSQHDSLKTLENWGTFKHFTEPNVR from the coding sequence TTGAGTACATTTAATCCTGAAAAACTTTCTGTTAACTTTATTAATGAAACAACCTTAACCCAACCTGTAATACCAAGGCGTTACACGCTAACACACTCTGATGTTACTGGTGAATTATTTTTGGATATTGGGACCAATTTTGCATGGGAAAAAATTAACCCTACACGTGATGAAGTTTTAGGGGAGTGGAGATTAGATGAGCATTGTTTATGGTTCTTTATCAACATCTATATTGATCAAGGTGAGTTTCCAATTGATGCAGCTCGTAAAAGAAATGAGATCTTCAAACGAGAGCTCCCTACTGCTTTAACTGCAATTAGATATGGTGACAGAGCGTTATTTACTGCACATCCATATCTTGATCATGCACCGATCCTCATTCAATTTAACTCACAACATGACAGTCTTAAAACACTTGAGAATTGGGGAACATTTAAGCATTTCACCGAACCTAATGTTAGATAA
- a CDS encoding ABC transporter substrate-binding protein, which yields MKKIMTAFVGIVLVSSLLLLVINRLNAAKGYSGADTLTVFNWGDYIDMDLVSQFEEETGITVIYETFDSNEAMLTKIQQGGTTYDIAVPSEYMIEKMMEEDLLIPLDHEKLPNLIHIDERFMDLPFDEGNKYSVPYFWGTVGILFNPELLPDKSFTSWNDLWDPDLENGILLIDGAREVIGMGLNSLGYSLNDTNRDHLDEALEKLNTLTPNVKAIVGDENKLLMANNEAAVSIAWSGDARDIMWENEALTYVVPEEGSNLWFDNMVIPKTADNIEGAHQFINFMLDPEIAALNTEYVSYSTPNQSAIELLPEEMVGDERFYPPAELTERLEVYENLGREMLSLYNELFLQFKMHKN from the coding sequence ATGAAAAAAATTATGACTGCTTTTGTTGGGATTGTGCTAGTTTCAAGTCTTTTGCTTCTAGTTATTAACCGTCTAAATGCAGCGAAGGGCTATTCCGGTGCTGACACGTTGACTGTCTTCAACTGGGGCGATTACATTGATATGGATTTGGTCAGTCAATTTGAAGAGGAAACGGGTATAACGGTTATATATGAGACGTTTGATTCTAATGAAGCGATGCTAACTAAAATTCAGCAAGGTGGTACGACATATGATATTGCTGTCCCTTCAGAATATATGATTGAGAAAATGATGGAGGAAGATCTGTTAATTCCTTTAGATCATGAAAAGCTACCAAATTTAATTCATATTGATGAACGTTTTATGGATTTACCCTTTGATGAAGGTAATAAATACTCTGTCCCGTATTTCTGGGGAACAGTCGGTATTTTATTTAACCCTGAACTACTACCAGACAAAAGCTTTACAAGTTGGAATGATTTGTGGGATCCAGATTTAGAAAACGGGATTTTACTTATTGATGGAGCTCGTGAAGTGATTGGAATGGGGCTAAATTCATTAGGCTATTCACTTAACGATACGAATCGCGATCATTTAGACGAGGCATTGGAAAAACTCAACACATTAACGCCAAATGTTAAAGCGATTGTAGGTGACGAGAACAAGCTGCTTATGGCTAACAATGAAGCGGCTGTTTCAATTGCTTGGTCTGGTGATGCAAGAGATATTATGTGGGAAAATGAGGCGTTAACATACGTCGTCCCAGAAGAAGGATCGAACTTGTGGTTTGATAATATGGTTATACCTAAAACGGCCGATAATATCGAGGGCGCCCACCAATTTATCAACTTTATGCTTGATCCTGAAATTGCAGCATTAAATACAGAGTATGTCAGCTACTCAACACCGAATCAATCAGCTATAGAATTATTACCAGAAGAGATGGTAGGGGACGAACGCTTTTATCCGCCAGCTGAGTTAACAGAACGACTAGAGGTATATGAGAACCTTGGAAGAGAAATGCTTAGCCTATACAATGAATTATTTTTACAATTTAAAATGCATAAAAATTGA
- a CDS encoding ABC transporter permease codes for MQAKTSPAAKIFLTIVIFVLYAPIIYLVIYSFNSGGSMSSFEGFTLDWYKELLGDTRLLIIVLNTLVIALLSALFATIIGTFGAIWIYHLKRSKSTIIGLNNVLMVSPDVIIGASFLILFTIAGIRLGFYSVLLSHIAFCIPIVVLMVLPKLIEMNPTLIDAARDLGATRIGVFTKVIIPYITPGIFAGFFMALTYSLDDFAVTFFVTGNGFSTLSVEIYSMARQGISLHINALSTILFFFTLILVGIYYLISQRGGIKLGGLRR; via the coding sequence ATTATTTATCTCGTGATTTACTCCTTTAATAGTGGCGGTTCGATGAGTAGCTTTGAAGGCTTTACACTGGATTGGTACAAAGAATTACTCGGTGATACGCGATTATTAATTATTGTTTTGAACACGCTTGTTATTGCATTGTTATCAGCACTATTTGCTACAATTATTGGCACATTTGGTGCGATTTGGATTTACCATCTAAAAAGAAGTAAAAGTACAATTATCGGCTTGAATAATGTGCTTATGGTAAGCCCTGACGTTATTATTGGTGCATCGTTTTTGATATTATTTACGATCGCTGGTATTAGGTTAGGTTTCTACTCGGTATTGCTATCACACATTGCCTTTTGTATTCCAATTGTCGTATTAATGGTTCTTCCGAAGCTGATTGAGATGAACCCGACGTTAATTGATGCGGCAAGAGATTTAGGAGCGACGAGAATAGGTGTATTTACAAAAGTTATTATTCCTTACATTACACCAGGGATTTTTGCTGGTTTCTTTATGGCATTAACGTACTCACTAGATGACTTTGCAGTTACATTTTTCGTAACGGGTAACGGTTTTTCTACGCTATCAGTTGAAATTTACTCAATGGCGCGACAAGGCATTTCATTACACATTAACGCCTTATCAACAATATTATTCTTCTTTACCCTCATTCTTGTGGGAATCTATTATCTCATTTCCCAACGTGGCGGTATTAAATTGGGAGGGTTAAGACGATGA